A genomic segment from Paenibacillus sp. FSL K6-1096 encodes:
- a CDS encoding GNAT family N-acetyltransferase — protein MNGLIELIPEEYPAVYDFYNVKKQHLPALSVLLENYPGRVFADHTEAPTLAVVWATGRWMYAAGDIRTEINRMKLENFLQSVVVPECRHRRENWFEIYTDEEEAWTALFTRGLAGLKVDKHLESVYEFNRERFYQRNNRVAADSLDADAEVTVNYEEFPLLGSQVHGTSARNDRFSGLTATGAVVKVQDQVISICKNNGFIVNNRYFIDVDTFAEAERGKGYATLAAASLINHYLAQGMVPLWETTHENIASHKLALRLGFEPVENYPVFAFVMEG, from the coding sequence GAATGGGCTAATTGAACTGATACCGGAGGAATATCCTGCGGTCTATGATTTTTACAACGTTAAAAAGCAGCATCTTCCCGCCTTATCCGTCCTGCTGGAGAACTACCCCGGGCGGGTATTTGCCGATCATACCGAAGCGCCAACACTGGCAGTGGTCTGGGCTACGGGGAGATGGATGTATGCTGCCGGAGATATCCGTACGGAGATCAACCGGATGAAGCTGGAGAACTTTTTGCAGTCGGTTGTTGTCCCAGAATGCCGGCACAGGCGAGAGAACTGGTTCGAGATTTATACGGATGAAGAAGAGGCTTGGACGGCACTGTTTACGCGCGGGCTGGCGGGACTTAAAGTGGACAAACATCTGGAATCGGTCTATGAATTCAACCGTGAACGCTTCTATCAGAGGAACAATAGAGTTGCTGCGGACTCCTTAGATGCTGATGCTGAAGTAACTGTCAACTATGAGGAATTTCCGCTTCTGGGTTCGCAGGTTCATGGTACGTCTGCAAGAAATGACAGGTTCAGTGGGCTAACTGCCACCGGTGCTGTGGTGAAGGTGCAGGATCAGGTCATCTCCATCTGTAAAAATAACGGCTTCATCGTAAATAACAGGTACTTCATTGATGTGGATACTTTTGCAGAAGCGGAGCGCGGTAAGGGCTATGCTACGCTCGCAGCGGCGTCGCTAATTAACCATTATCTGGCCCAGGGAATGGTCCCCTTATGGGAAACTACGCATGAGAACATCGCTTCACATAAGCTCGCGCTGAGGCTTGGATTCGAGCCGGTGGAGAACTATCCGGTGTTTGCTTTTGTGATGGAAGGATAA
- a CDS encoding AAA family ATPase produces the protein MKRLVILTIGKTHSGKTTFARALEQRLTESLVIDRDDIAEFINTRYTNMLPKQGANTLKDALTRTIVDHAVHQSEQHLILCNANRNKEGRLSLLDWFHQKGFVSILVYFDLPDEMLYSRTAGSQRSTAILTKSASFNVLLDRQIADSQKGLAQPPTGSEAEHLFVIRDSNEVPDIIEKIVQIAQSL, from the coding sequence ATGAAGAGATTAGTGATCCTGACGATCGGTAAAACGCACAGCGGGAAGACCACGTTCGCCAGAGCTTTAGAACAACGCTTAACGGAGTCGCTTGTGATTGACCGCGATGATATTGCAGAGTTTATCAACACTCGATATACAAATATGCTGCCCAAACAGGGAGCCAATACGCTCAAGGATGCTCTTACCCGGACGATCGTGGACCATGCCGTCCATCAGTCGGAGCAGCATCTCATCCTGTGTAACGCGAACCGCAATAAGGAAGGCCGCTTGAGTCTGCTCGACTGGTTTCACCAGAAGGGATTTGTTAGTATTCTTGTCTATTTCGATCTTCCCGACGAGATGCTGTATTCACGAACAGCGGGTAGCCAGCGAAGTACAGCGATTCTTACAAAATCAGCCAGCTTCAATGTACTGCTGGATCGGCAAATTGCGGATTCGCAGAAAGGACTGGCGCAGCCGCCAACCGGGAGTGAGGCGGAGCATCTGTTTGTCATCCGCGACAGCAATGAAGTTCCTGACATTATTGAGAAGATCGTTCAGATTGCGCAGAGCTTATAA
- a CDS encoding aldo/keto reductase, with amino-acid sequence MRYRKLGNTGLSVSEVSFGTWAIGGDWGSSRDEDGLKGLQLAMEQGVNFFDTADVYGGGHAEELLAKATRGKHDEVHIATKFCRAGDIHDPETYSARSISQYCEQSLRRLEREAIDLYQVHCPPIEILRDGRVFEALDQLKAEGKIRHYGVSVETIEEGLLCLEYPGVEALQVIFNLFRQQPAQELLPKAAEKGAGILVRLPLASGLLTGKFKADSTFQANDHRSFNANGEQFNVGETFAGLPFVTGVELASKLEWIAQGRGNMARASMRWILEHPAVSCVIPGFKNEAQVEDNLATLTVPGYSFTEMERLGIFYQTEVVPHIRGGV; translated from the coding sequence ATGAGATACCGCAAGCTGGGCAATACCGGTCTGTCTGTAAGCGAGGTCAGCTTTGGCACATGGGCGATTGGCGGGGACTGGGGGAGCAGCCGGGATGAGGATGGGCTGAAGGGCCTTCAGCTCGCGATGGAGCAGGGTGTGAATTTCTTTGATACTGCCGATGTCTATGGCGGGGGCCATGCTGAGGAGCTGCTGGCGAAGGCGACCCGCGGGAAGCACGATGAGGTACATATTGCCACGAAGTTCTGCCGGGCAGGGGATATCCATGACCCGGAGACGTACTCTGCACGCAGCATCAGTCAGTATTGCGAGCAGAGCCTGCGGCGGCTGGAGCGGGAAGCGATTGACCTGTATCAGGTCCATTGTCCGCCGATTGAGATTCTGCGGGATGGCCGTGTCTTCGAGGCGCTGGACCAGTTGAAGGCCGAGGGCAAAATCCGCCATTACGGCGTAAGCGTAGAGACCATCGAAGAAGGGCTGCTCTGCCTGGAGTATCCGGGGGTGGAAGCGCTCCAGGTGATCTTTAATCTGTTCCGACAGCAGCCGGCCCAGGAGCTGCTGCCGAAGGCGGCAGAGAAAGGCGCAGGAATCCTGGTGCGCCTGCCTCTGGCCAGCGGGCTGCTGACCGGCAAGTTCAAAGCGGACAGCACCTTCCAGGCGAATGACCACCGCAGCTTCAATGCGAACGGTGAGCAGTTCAACGTGGGTGAGACCTTCGCCGGACTGCCTTTTGTCACTGGAGTGGAGCTGGCCAGCAAGCTGGAATGGATCGCGCAAGGACGCGGCAATATGGCCCGGGCGTCGATGCGCTGGATTCTGGAGCATCCGGCGGTAAGCTGTGTCATTCCGGGCTTCAAGAATGAGGCACAGGTGGAGGATAATCTGGCTACGCTTACGGTTCCGGGATACAGCTTCACTGAGATGGAGCGTCTCGGTATCTTTTATCAGACAGAGGTTGTTCCGCATATCCGTGGAGGGGTGTAG
- a CDS encoding translation factor GTPase family protein, translating into MNNVTVGLLAHVDAGKTTFAEQLLYHTAAIRRRGRVDHQDSFMDTHEIEKSRGITVFADQAEFTYRDSRYFLLDTPGHVDFSPEMERCLQVLDYAVVILSAVEGVQSHTETLWQLLRQHRIPVLFFINKTDRAGSDPVRVLEEIRQLLSPHALLLPQQPEAAWTDEAKAFLAERNESLLERYLEGTLPDSDCRSALRTMVKRGEIFPCMQGSALLDQGVEEFLQYLDAIAFTEYDYRQSFGGRVYKIRHDARGTRITYIKALQGVLKNRDSLAYGPGPERSSERVTAIRKYNGTDYSVADWAAAGELFAVVGLSGALPGEGVGECRGTLEGGLTPTLKSKVLFEPPVHLKELMQVFGQLGAEDPSLNVSWEEALQELHIHVMGNIQLEILEQIVAERFGLRIAFGPPEILYKETITGRVYGCGHFEPLGHYAEVHLLLEAGERGSGITFINQCHPDDLAVGYQHQIGQLVLESGHHGLLTGSPLTDLKVTLLSGRAHNKHTSGGDFREATHRALRQGLEQAENVLLEPVYELRIRIDSADVGKVMSDIQQAGGSFEPPELTESKAVITGTAPVASFMNYGARLASMTQGKGSLSLRVAGYQSCHQAEAVIQQRNYNKNADPAYTSASIFCAKGEGYTVPWEEAARHMHITTIQRGNTNNERNY; encoded by the coding sequence ATGAATAATGTAACCGTCGGATTGCTTGCTCATGTAGATGCGGGTAAGACGACCTTCGCAGAACAGTTGCTATACCATACCGCAGCGATCCGCCGCAGGGGGCGGGTGGACCATCAGGATTCCTTCATGGATACGCATGAGATTGAGAAATCGCGCGGAATCACGGTGTTCGCGGACCAGGCAGAATTCACCTATAGGGACTCCCGTTATTTCCTGCTGGACACTCCGGGCCATGTGGATTTCTCCCCTGAGATGGAGCGCTGCCTGCAGGTGCTGGACTATGCCGTTGTGATTCTCAGCGCGGTGGAGGGGGTGCAGAGTCATACCGAGACCCTCTGGCAATTGCTGCGCCAGCACCGGATTCCGGTCTTGTTCTTCATTAACAAAACCGACCGGGCAGGCAGTGACCCCGTCCGTGTCCTGGAGGAGATCCGGCAGCTGCTCAGCCCGCATGCCTTGCTGCTGCCGCAGCAGCCGGAGGCGGCCTGGACCGATGAAGCGAAGGCGTTCCTGGCGGAGCGTAACGAGTCCCTGCTGGAGCGTTATCTGGAAGGAACGCTGCCGGACAGCGATTGCCGGAGTGCGCTGAGGACGATGGTGAAGCGCGGCGAGATTTTTCCGTGTATGCAAGGTTCTGCACTGCTTGACCAGGGCGTGGAGGAGTTCCTGCAATACCTGGATGCGATTGCGTTCACGGAGTATGATTACCGGCAGTCTTTTGGAGGAAGGGTCTACAAGATCCGCCATGATGCCAGAGGTACGCGAATTACTTACATCAAAGCGCTTCAAGGGGTGCTGAAGAACAGGGACAGCTTGGCTTACGGACCTGGGCCTGAGCGCAGCTCCGAAAGGGTAACCGCCATCCGTAAATATAACGGGACAGACTATAGCGTTGCGGATTGGGCTGCTGCCGGAGAGCTGTTCGCGGTGGTGGGACTCAGCGGCGCACTTCCGGGCGAAGGGGTCGGAGAATGCAGGGGAACGCTGGAAGGCGGCTTAACCCCTACTTTGAAGTCGAAGGTACTGTTCGAGCCGCCGGTGCATCTCAAGGAGCTGATGCAGGTGTTCGGGCAGCTTGGTGCAGAAGATCCTTCCCTGAACGTCAGCTGGGAGGAAGCACTGCAGGAACTGCATATTCATGTGATGGGCAATATTCAGCTGGAGATTCTGGAGCAGATTGTGGCGGAGCGGTTCGGTCTGCGGATTGCTTTTGGTCCGCCGGAGATTCTCTATAAGGAGACGATTACCGGCCGGGTCTATGGCTGCGGGCACTTCGAGCCGCTCGGCCACTATGCCGAGGTGCATCTGCTGCTGGAGGCGGGGGAGCGCGGCAGCGGGATTACATTCATTAATCAGTGTCATCCCGATGATCTGGCTGTAGGGTATCAACATCAGATTGGGCAGCTCGTGCTGGAGAGCGGCCACCACGGCCTGCTGACCGGTTCACCGCTGACCGACCTGAAGGTTACACTGCTCAGCGGGAGGGCGCATAACAAGCATACCAGCGGCGGTGACTTCCGCGAGGCCACCCACCGCGCTTTGCGTCAGGGGCTGGAGCAGGCGGAGAATGTGCTGCTGGAGCCGGTCTATGAGCTGAGAATCCGGATAGATTCGGCCGATGTGGGCAAGGTTATGAGTGACATCCAGCAGGCGGGCGGCTCGTTCGAGCCTCCTGAGCTGACGGAGTCCAAGGCGGTGATTACCGGAACCGCCCCGGTAGCCAGCTTCATGAACTACGGGGCGCGATTGGCCTCGATGACACAAGGCAAAGGCTCGCTATCGCTTAGAGTTGCGGGTTATCAGTCCTGTCATCAAGCTGAAGCGGTTATACAGCAGCGCAATTACAACAAGAATGCAGACCCGGCCTACACATCGGCCTCAATCTTCTGCGCCAAGGGCGAAGGCTATACGGTGCCGTGGGAGGAAGCAGCCCGGCATATGCATATTACAACCATACAGCGGGGGAATACTAATAATGAGCGCAATTATTGA
- a CDS encoding NUDIX domain-containing protein, which translates to MSAIIDKIAWIYVVDGKVLGARSQGKDTYYFPGGKRETGESDAETLIREIREELSVEILPETIAEFGVFEAPAHGKAEGILVRMTCLTAGFTGELAPASEIEELAWLTSEDQDRVSAVSVLIMDKLREMKLIS; encoded by the coding sequence ATGAGCGCAATTATTGATAAAATAGCCTGGATCTATGTCGTAGACGGCAAGGTGCTGGGCGCACGGTCCCAGGGGAAGGACACGTATTATTTCCCGGGAGGCAAGCGGGAGACAGGCGAGAGCGACGCCGAGACCCTGATCCGCGAGATCCGGGAGGAGCTGTCCGTCGAAATTCTGCCGGAGACCATTGCCGAATTCGGAGTTTTTGAAGCTCCGGCACATGGCAAGGCAGAGGGTATCCTTGTGCGGATGACCTGCCTGACCGCCGGATTCACCGGAGAGCTGGCTCCGGCTTCGGAAATCGAGGAGCTGGCCTGGTTAACCTCTGAGGACCAGGACCGCGTATCGGCAGTCAGCGTTCTCATTATGGATAAGCTGCGGGAGATGAAGCTGATTTCCTGA
- a CDS encoding DMT family transporter — protein MKGILFAFLAGACITLQGVANAKISTDIGTWQAATITQLTGFIMALAIALAVRDGKKRGFRKAGPLYLTGGAYAAFIIFSEVTAIKSIGVTLTISALLIAQLCLTFVIDSRGWFGVARQKMKTPQFIGIGLMVLGVIVLKF, from the coding sequence ATGAAAGGAATACTGTTCGCATTTCTGGCCGGGGCGTGTATTACGCTGCAAGGGGTGGCCAATGCCAAAATCAGCACGGATATCGGCACATGGCAGGCAGCAACGATCACTCAGCTGACCGGATTCATTATGGCGCTGGCCATTGCACTGGCAGTCCGGGACGGGAAGAAGCGGGGCTTCCGTAAGGCAGGTCCGTTGTATCTGACAGGGGGCGCTTATGCTGCATTCATTATCTTCAGTGAGGTGACAGCTATTAAGAGCATCGGGGTGACTCTGACCATCTCCGCCCTGCTGATTGCCCAGCTCTGCCTGACGTTCGTAATTGACAGCAGAGGCTGGTTCGGCGTTGCCCGGCAGAAGATGAAGACCCCGCAATTCATCGGGATCGGGCTGATGGTTCTCGGTGTTATTGTACTAAAGTTCTAA
- a CDS encoding DMT family transporter, whose translation MLTGILLSLIAGALVSLQNIFNAKVNEHTGSWTTTTLVLGMGFAASLVMGLIMEGENMFTLQHMQPWYWFSGMIGVGVVICLVQATRILGATYAISIVLTSQLGFALLWDSMGWLGLAKVPFSFNQLFGVLIIVGGILVFKLGGSSQDKEPASAPGSGKQQSVLPTK comes from the coding sequence ATGTTAACAGGAATTCTACTGTCGCTGATTGCGGGTGCGCTGGTCAGCTTGCAGAATATTTTTAACGCCAAGGTCAATGAACATACAGGCTCCTGGACGACCACCACACTGGTGCTGGGGATGGGCTTCGCCGCTTCTCTGGTTATGGGGCTGATTATGGAAGGGGAAAATATGTTCACGCTGCAGCATATGCAGCCTTGGTACTGGTTCAGCGGAATGATTGGGGTGGGAGTCGTGATCTGCCTGGTGCAGGCCACCCGAATTCTTGGTGCAACCTATGCCATATCCATCGTACTTACTTCCCAGCTTGGCTTCGCCTTGCTCTGGGATTCCATGGGCTGGCTCGGGTTGGCGAAGGTTCCGTTCTCGTTCAACCAGCTGTTCGGCGTGCTGATCATTGTCGGCGGCATTCTGGTCTTCAAGCTCGGCGGCAGCAGTCAAGACAAGGAGCCCGCCAGCGCTCCCGGTTCTGGCAAGCAGCAGAGTGTGCTGCCTACGAAGTAA
- a CDS encoding anthranilate phosphoribosyltransferase yields MINILKEVARGKRGAKDLSYVEAEYAAEAILRQNASPVQIGAFLAAERMKLESLEELEAFVAVCRKYAVREPVHQGIDCAGPYDGRVHSFIATFPTAFLLSAAGLPVTLHGSAGLPPKWGITLQDIIQASGVDMAGLSRSSAIQAAEASGVLFVKSEQWCPPLGALRGLREDLGMRTIFNTAEKLIDYACSPYIVFGIFHNTVFERISRLIGKLGYQRGLVVQGVEGSEDLYIDRPNRVYRVENGIAELDIIDPESLGLEAVVPADAVWTAEQQLRTAEEVLQGRGHIAYYNQTLLNGAARLHAAGCVNSLEEGVYTCKPLLDNGRAWETYLKWQDTLLSRRAATLWQG; encoded by the coding sequence ATGATTAATATTCTGAAGGAAGTCGCCCGCGGCAAGCGCGGCGCGAAGGATCTAAGCTACGTGGAAGCTGAATACGCAGCGGAAGCCATTCTCCGGCAGAACGCTTCCCCGGTGCAGATCGGCGCGTTTCTGGCTGCAGAGCGCATGAAGCTGGAGAGCCTGGAGGAGCTGGAGGCCTTCGTTGCCGTCTGCCGCAAATATGCGGTCCGCGAGCCCGTCCACCAGGGAATCGACTGCGCCGGTCCATATGACGGCAGAGTACATTCTTTCATTGCCACCTTCCCTACCGCCTTCCTGCTATCTGCTGCTGGTCTCCCGGTCACCCTCCATGGTTCAGCCGGCTTGCCGCCCAAATGGGGCATCACGCTCCAGGATATCATCCAGGCCAGCGGTGTAGATATGGCCGGTCTGAGCCGCAGCAGTGCTATTCAGGCTGCCGAAGCCAGCGGTGTCCTGTTCGTGAAGTCGGAGCAGTGGTGCCCGCCGCTGGGCGCGCTCCGCGGACTCCGCGAGGACCTTGGGATGCGCACGATCTTCAATACGGCGGAGAAGCTGATCGATTACGCCTGCTCGCCGTATATCGTATTTGGTATTTTTCATAATACGGTGTTTGAGCGAATCTCGCGGTTAATCGGGAAGCTTGGCTATCAGCGGGGATTGGTGGTTCAAGGCGTGGAAGGCTCTGAGGATCTGTATATAGACCGGCCGAACCGGGTCTACCGCGTTGAGAACGGTATAGCTGAGCTGGATATTATCGATCCGGAGTCGCTTGGTCTGGAGGCAGTAGTGCCTGCTGATGCCGTATGGACCGCCGAACAGCAGCTGCGAACCGCGGAGGAGGTGCTCCAGGGCAGAGGGCATATCGCTTACTACAACCAGACCCTGCTGAACGGTGCAGCCAGGCTCCATGCTGCGGGCTGTGTGAATTCCCTGGAGGAAGGCGTATATACATGCAAGCCGCTGCTGGACAACGGCCGGGCCTGGGAGACCTATCTTAAATGGCAGGACACGCTGTTGAGCCGGAGGGCTGCAACCCTCTGGCAGGGGTAA
- a CDS encoding ANTAR domain-containing protein, which translates to MHSLLVILPPGTENSAEARSSPGPVLLLSACGYVVETAATAEEAAPLTGNADAFILELPVTEISTWRELLVQHKVAPVLWWCTPHTATLSVSACGDDIMVDGIMSPAMQPPEIHWMLHFSARQCFERRQWLKEREQLLSRIEERKWIDMAKGILSKAKNISESEAYDLLRKQAMNERKRMVDVATSIVKVYQLLQNQT; encoded by the coding sequence ATGCATTCCCTGCTCGTTATCCTGCCCCCCGGAACAGAGAATTCCGCAGAAGCGCGCTCCTCGCCCGGCCCCGTCCTTCTCCTCAGCGCCTGCGGCTATGTCGTTGAAACTGCCGCTACTGCGGAGGAAGCGGCTCCGTTAACCGGCAATGCAGATGCCTTCATCCTGGAGCTTCCGGTGACGGAGATCAGCACCTGGAGAGAGCTGCTGGTTCAGCACAAGGTTGCGCCAGTACTATGGTGGTGCACTCCGCATACCGCTACCTTATCCGTCTCGGCCTGCGGCGACGATATTATGGTGGATGGGATTATGTCCCCAGCCATGCAGCCGCCGGAGATTCACTGGATGCTTCACTTCAGTGCCAGGCAATGCTTCGAGCGCAGACAATGGCTGAAGGAGCGGGAGCAGTTGCTGTCCCGGATTGAGGAGCGCAAATGGATCGACATGGCTAAGGGCATCCTGTCCAAGGCCAAGAATATCAGTGAATCGGAAGCCTACGACCTGCTGCGGAAGCAGGCGATGAATGAACGCAAACGGATGGTGGATGTTGCGACCTCCATCGTCAAGGTCTACCAGCTGCTGCAGAATCAAACTTAA
- the nirB gene encoding nitrite reductase large subunit NirB, with amino-acid sequence MTAKRKKLVLVGNGMAGVRAIEHLLKLAPEAYEITIFGREPHPNYNRIMLSSVLAGGASLDEIVINDLAWYESFNIRLYTGHTVTSINTAARTVTTDQGITAAYDELILATGSNPFMLPIPGVEKENVIAFRDIKDTQIMQDISQKYSKALVIGGGLLGLEAARGLLHLGMSVSVVHIHDYIMERQLDETAAIMLRKELEAQGMKFLLKKQSEAILGQKRAKGLLFADGMAAEADLIVMAVGIKPNVELARRSGIEVNRGIVVNDYMETSLPGIYAVGECAEHRGIAYGLVAPLYEQGAVLAKRLAGVPTEGYAGSVTSTKLKVSGVDVFSAGQYTEQPGTKALRFQDETEGIYKKLVIREDKLIGAVLFGDTNDGAELFSMIKKGENIKGREKELLLGVPADALASPKGNRLEGMADDEIICGCNGVTKGTIAEAITTGGCTSVGQIKACTKASASCGGCKPLVEGLLQLYAGEAAVTVKEGICGCTTLGRDEIVAEIKRMKLTTVKEVMHVLSWSNEEGCPKCRPSLNYYLGMLWPEEYVDENESRYTNERYHANIQKDGTYSVVPRIYGGVTSPAELIKIAEVAVKYDVPLVKFTGGQRLDLLGVRKEDLPKMWEELDMPSGHAYGKTLRTVKTCVGSTYCRFGTQDAMSMGIRLEKAFERMNAPGKVKLAVSGCPRNCAEATIKDFGVVAIDGGWELHVGGNGGVHVRATDLLCVVKTDDEVLEWASAFLQYYRENAGWNERTAQWVERVGLESIKQALASPEERLALQERLQKTLSLTTDPWKQIVNTPELRKNFEPISLPETV; translated from the coding sequence ATGACAGCAAAGCGCAAGAAACTGGTACTCGTCGGCAACGGAATGGCAGGGGTCAGAGCGATTGAGCATCTGCTCAAATTGGCGCCGGAGGCTTATGAGATTACGATCTTCGGCAGAGAGCCTCATCCCAACTATAACCGGATCATGTTATCCTCCGTCCTGGCGGGAGGGGCAAGTCTGGATGAAATCGTCATTAATGATCTCGCGTGGTACGAGAGCTTCAACATCAGGCTGTATACGGGCCACACAGTTACTTCTATTAATACTGCGGCGCGTACAGTTACCACGGATCAAGGGATCACCGCAGCGTATGACGAGCTGATCCTGGCAACCGGCTCCAACCCCTTCATGCTGCCGATCCCGGGAGTGGAGAAAGAAAACGTCATCGCCTTCCGCGACATCAAGGACACACAAATTATGCAGGATATCTCGCAAAAATACAGCAAAGCCCTGGTCATCGGCGGCGGTCTCCTCGGACTGGAGGCGGCGAGAGGGCTGCTGCATCTGGGAATGAGCGTCTCGGTGGTTCATATCCACGATTATATTATGGAGCGTCAGCTGGATGAGACGGCCGCCATAATGCTGCGTAAGGAGCTGGAGGCCCAGGGCATGAAGTTCCTGCTGAAGAAGCAGTCCGAAGCCATTCTCGGCCAAAAAAGAGCCAAAGGCCTTCTGTTCGCTGACGGCATGGCGGCAGAGGCGGATCTGATCGTGATGGCAGTCGGCATCAAGCCGAATGTGGAGCTGGCCCGGCGCAGCGGGATCGAGGTGAACCGCGGCATCGTAGTGAATGATTATATGGAGACCAGCCTGCCCGGTATCTATGCCGTCGGGGAGTGTGCGGAGCACCGTGGTATTGCCTACGGTCTGGTAGCCCCGCTCTATGAGCAAGGCGCTGTACTTGCAAAAAGACTCGCAGGCGTCCCCACCGAAGGCTACGCCGGTTCGGTGACCTCGACGAAGCTGAAGGTATCCGGTGTCGATGTTTTCTCGGCAGGCCAGTATACCGAGCAGCCCGGCACGAAGGCGCTCCGCTTCCAGGACGAGACGGAAGGCATCTATAAGAAGCTGGTCATCCGGGAGGATAAGCTGATCGGCGCGGTGCTGTTCGGCGATACGAATGACGGGGCCGAGCTGTTCTCGATGATCAAGAAGGGCGAGAACATCAAAGGACGGGAGAAGGAGCTGCTGCTTGGCGTTCCGGCGGATGCGCTGGCTTCCCCTAAGGGTAACCGGCTGGAAGGGATGGCAGACGACGAGATTATCTGCGGCTGCAATGGCGTGACGAAGGGAACGATTGCCGAGGCGATTACCACCGGCGGCTGCACTAGCGTGGGGCAGATTAAGGCCTGCACCAAGGCATCTGCGTCCTGTGGCGGCTGTAAACCGCTGGTGGAGGGGCTGCTTCAGCTCTATGCCGGAGAGGCAGCTGTTACGGTCAAGGAGGGCATCTGCGGCTGCACGACGCTGGGCCGGGATGAGATTGTCGCCGAGATCAAGCGGATGAAGCTGACGACAGTGAAGGAAGTCATGCATGTCTTGTCCTGGAGCAATGAGGAAGGCTGCCCGAAATGCCGGCCTTCGCTGAATTATTATCTGGGTATGCTCTGGCCGGAAGAATATGTGGATGAGAATGAGTCCAGATACACCAATGAGCGCTACCATGCCAATATCCAGAAGGACGGGACGTATTCGGTTGTGCCGAGAATCTATGGCGGTGTCACTTCACCGGCAGAGCTGATCAAGATTGCGGAGGTGGCGGTCAAATACGATGTGCCGCTGGTCAAGTTCACCGGTGGACAGCGGCTCGATCTGCTGGGTGTGAGGAAGGAGGACCTGCCGAAGATGTGGGAGGAGCTGGATATGCCCTCCGGCCATGCCTACGGCAAGACGCTGCGCACCGTGAAGACCTGTGTAGGCTCCACCTATTGCCGGTTCGGTACTCAGGATGCGATGAGCATGGGGATCCGGCTGGAGAAGGCTTTTGAACGGATGAATGCTCCGGGGAAGGTGAAGCTGGCGGTATCCGGCTGCCCGCGCAATTGTGCGGAAGCGACGATTAAGGACTTCGGCGTGGTAGCGATCGATGGCGGCTGGGAGCTGCATGTCGGCGGCAACGGCGGTGTTCATGTCCGGGCAACCGATCTGCTCTGTGTGGTTAAGACCGATGATGAAGTGCTGGAATGGGCGAGCGCCTTTCTCCAATATTACCGCGAGAATGCCGGATGGAATGAGCGGACTGCGCAGTGGGTGGAGCGTGTAGGACTGGAAAGCATCAAGCAGGCGCTGGCCTCCCCGGAGGAACGTCTGGCGCTCCAGGAGCGGCTTCAGAAGACGCTTAGCCTCACTACCGATCCATGGAAGCAGATTGTGAATACACCGGAGCTGCGCAAGAATTTCGAACCGATCTCTTTGCCGGAGACGGTATAA
- the nirD gene encoding nitrite reductase small subunit NirD — protein sequence MTKLLIGNLNDVDLKGSRTVRIDSLEIALFRLSSGEVLAVENRCPHRGGLLSEGMVCGSKVHCPLHDWRIDLHTGEVQAPDIGHVTTYEVEIDHATGSLYLTL from the coding sequence ATGACGAAACTGCTGATCGGCAACCTGAATGATGTGGACCTGAAAGGATCACGAACAGTACGGATAGACAGTCTAGAGATTGCTCTATTCCGGTTAAGCAGCGGCGAGGTGCTGGCGGTGGAGAACCGCTGTCCGCACCGGGGCGGATTGCTCTCGGAGGGCATGGTCTGCGGCTCCAAGGTACATTGCCCGCTGCATGACTGGAGGATCGATCTGCATACCGGTGAGGTGCAAGCCCCGGATATAGGACATGTGACCACCTATGAGGTTGAGATTGATCATGCGACCGGCAGCTTGTACTTAACGCTCTAA